From Spirosoma aerolatum, one genomic window encodes:
- a CDS encoding GDSL-type esterase/lipase family protein, whose amino-acid sequence MPRLLLLLLFPLCLFAQEHAFESEIRAFEQADKTTPPPRNPIVFTGSSSIRLWENLGNYFPNKPVLQRGFGGSQLSDVIYYADRVIVPYKPKQVVLYAGENDVAAGKTGQEVYERLVTLFEHVRRELPNTTFTFISIKPSPSRRKYFSEMDNANRLIQAYLAKQRNTQFVDIRPVMLLKNGQPVPELFRSDSLHMLPAGYERWQKVLKPYLK is encoded by the coding sequence ATGCCACGTCTCTTATTGTTGCTTCTTTTTCCTCTTTGCCTGTTTGCGCAGGAACACGCGTTTGAATCGGAGATTCGGGCGTTTGAACAGGCTGATAAAACGACTCCGCCACCCCGAAACCCAATCGTTTTTACAGGAAGCTCGTCAATCCGATTATGGGAAAATCTTGGCAATTACTTTCCGAATAAACCTGTTTTACAACGAGGTTTTGGTGGCTCGCAGCTGAGCGATGTGATCTATTACGCCGATCGTGTCATCGTGCCCTATAAGCCGAAGCAGGTCGTGTTGTATGCGGGCGAAAACGATGTTGCTGCCGGAAAAACGGGGCAGGAAGTATACGAACGTCTGGTTACGCTGTTCGAGCACGTTCGCCGGGAATTGCCTAATACGACGTTTACGTTTATCTCCATAAAGCCTAGTCCGTCGCGTCGGAAGTATTTTTCGGAAATGGATAATGCCAATCGGTTGATTCAGGCGTACCTGGCGAAACAGCGAAATACTCAGTTTGTCGATATTCGCCCGGTCATGCTGTTGAAAAATGGACAGCCTGTCCCCGAACTGTTTCGATCCGATAGTCTACACATGCTTCCGGCAGGCTACGAACGATGGCAAAAAGTGCTTAAACCGTATTTGAAGTAA
- a CDS encoding NHL repeat-containing protein: MKGPLLNYFVRILTVSAVFAMAPTQLIAQVITTVAGSSLKGDGGPATGANLSNPFSVVMDGNGNLYIADQGNHRIRKVTPAGSITTVAGNGSYGSGGDGGQATAASLANPTGVAVDGNGNVYIADSQNNRVRKVTPAGSITTVAGTGTSGFSGDGGSATAASLANPTGVAVDGSGNLYIADQQNHRIRKVDLSGTITTVAGSATAGFGGDGGAATAAKLNSPTEIVVDGSGNLYIADSQNNRIRKVSGVGSITTVAGNGTAGFGGDGSAAIAANLNNPFGVTVDGSGNIYIADASNHRVRMVTSAGIISTIAGDGTAGYSGDGGVATESSLYSPGGVVVDGSGNVYIADSQNNRLRKVSTGGTISTVAGNGTINYSGDGGKATSASLSNPFGLAVDGSGNLYLADQQNQRIRKLATSGTITTVAGNGTYGFSGDGGAATAASLANAAGVAIDGSGNLYIADQGNNRVRKVTPAGSITTVAGNGSASFSGDGGVATVAALNFPAGVVVDGSGNLYIADSQNNRVRKVTPAGSITTVAGTGTAGYSGDGGSATAAKLNYPAGVAVDGSGNLYIADQGNHRIRKVTPAGSITTVAGNGTFGFGGDNGPATVANLANPADVIIDTHGNLYIADTQNNRVRKVSTNGVITTVAGNEFYGFSGDGGLATAASLANPLNVAIDNNDNLYIADTDNQRVRKVAGPAIVRISPANPGAVCSGSLVSLTATAANFTPSSYTWNSQPTGLTATGSTPSFTAPTVNSPTVYTVTVTATDGTNSPTASVTLAVNPIPSLTITANPSLTITGGQSTTLTASGATTYLWSTSATTASIVLTTSGVYSVTGTALGCSSSASRTVYGVIASVHDGNWTSSSTWNCNCVPGRYDDVTISVSHHVTVSQVVQAKRLIENGTLLFDAGGRISF; this comes from the coding sequence ATGAAGGGTCCTCTCCTTAACTACTTTGTCCGAATACTGACCGTAAGTGCTGTTTTCGCAATGGCACCTACTCAACTCATTGCTCAGGTCATTACGACCGTAGCGGGTTCTTCTCTAAAAGGTGATGGCGGTCCGGCTACGGGGGCTAACCTATCGAATCCATTCAGTGTAGTCATGGATGGAAACGGGAATCTGTACATTGCCGACCAGGGCAATCATCGGATTCGTAAAGTCACGCCAGCGGGCAGCATTACAACCGTAGCGGGCAATGGTAGCTATGGGTCCGGGGGGGATGGAGGGCAGGCGACAGCCGCTAGTTTAGCGAATCCAACAGGCGTAGCCGTTGATGGAAATGGCAATGTGTATATCGCTGATTCGCAGAATAATCGCGTTCGCAAAGTAACACCGGCGGGTAGTATTACGACCGTAGCCGGTACCGGAACATCTGGTTTTAGCGGAGATGGTGGATCAGCTACGGCCGCCAGTTTAGCCAACCCAACCGGCGTGGCGGTGGATGGATCGGGTAACCTCTATATTGCTGATCAACAGAACCATCGTATCCGAAAGGTTGATTTGTCAGGTACTATTACAACCGTAGCAGGTAGTGCTACAGCGGGTTTTGGGGGCGATGGAGGGGCGGCAACCGCTGCTAAATTGAATAGCCCAACCGAAATAGTCGTCGATGGAAGCGGTAATCTATACATTGCCGACTCGCAAAATAATCGGATTCGTAAAGTGTCGGGAGTGGGTAGTATTACGACTGTTGCGGGAAACGGCACGGCAGGTTTTGGGGGCGATGGGAGTGCGGCTATTGCGGCAAATCTGAATAATCCATTTGGCGTGACTGTGGATGGGAGTGGGAATATATACATCGCCGATGCCAGCAACCATCGGGTTCGTATGGTAACCTCTGCTGGTATTATCAGTACAATAGCTGGCGATGGTACGGCTGGATATAGTGGTGATGGAGGGGTTGCTACGGAGTCAAGTTTGTATTCGCCCGGAGGGGTAGTGGTCGATGGGAGCGGGAATGTATATATTGCTGATTCGCAGAATAACCGGCTCCGAAAAGTATCGACGGGGGGCACCATCTCAACCGTAGCCGGTAATGGGACGATCAACTACAGTGGTGATGGAGGGAAAGCCACATCTGCCAGTTTATCGAACCCCTTCGGGCTGGCCGTCGACGGAAGTGGTAATCTATATCTGGCTGACCAGCAGAATCAACGGATTCGAAAGCTCGCAACGTCTGGCACCATTACAACCGTAGCCGGAAATGGTACCTATGGCTTTAGTGGCGACGGGGGAGCGGCAACAGCGGCCAGCCTGGCTAATGCAGCTGGTGTTGCCATTGATGGCAGTGGTAACCTGTATATTGCTGATCAGGGAAATAACCGAGTGCGTAAAGTAACACCGGCGGGCAGTATCACGACTGTAGCAGGTAATGGTTCAGCCTCGTTTAGTGGCGATGGGGGAGTAGCTACGGTGGCTGCCCTGAATTTTCCGGCAGGTGTAGTCGTCGATGGCAGTGGCAATCTGTATATCGCTGATTCGCAGAATAACCGCGTTCGCAAAGTAACACCGGCGGGTAGTATCACAACCGTAGCCGGTACCGGAACGGCAGGTTATAGTGGCGATGGCGGATCAGCTACGGCTGCTAAGCTAAATTATCCGGCTGGCGTGGCGGTGGATGGAAGCGGGAATCTGTACATTGCTGACCAGGGCAATCATCGGATTCGTAAGGTTACACCAGCGGGTAGTATTACAACCGTAGCGGGTAATGGTACGTTTGGGTTTGGTGGTGACAATGGACCCGCCACAGTCGCTAATCTGGCTAACCCTGCCGATGTAATTATTGATACGCATGGCAATCTCTATATCGCTGATACACAGAATAATCGTGTTCGTAAAGTGTCCACGAATGGAGTCATTACGACCGTAGCGGGCAATGAGTTTTATGGCTTTAGTGGCGATGGGGGGCTTGCTACTGCTGCGAGTTTGGCTAATCCGTTGAATGTGGCCATTGATAATAACGATAATCTCTACATTGCTGACACCGATAACCAGCGGGTACGCAAGGTGGCAGGCCCGGCTATTGTGCGGATCAGTCCGGCCAATCCAGGCGCTGTGTGTTCGGGAAGTCTGGTTAGCCTGACAGCGACAGCCGCTAACTTTACACCTTCTTCGTATACCTGGAATAGTCAGCCAACTGGGCTAACGGCCACAGGAAGTACACCTTCTTTTACAGCGCCAACGGTTAATAGCCCAACTGTGTACACGGTTACCGTAACCGCTACGGATGGTACGAACAGCCCGACGGCCAGCGTTACCCTGGCTGTGAATCCAATCCCCAGCCTGACGATCACAGCCAACCCCAGTCTTACCATTACAGGTGGGCAATCGACCACACTCACGGCTTCGGGCGCTACCACCTATCTTTGGTCGACCAGTGCCACGACTGCTTCCATTGTACTAACAACCTCCGGCGTATATTCTGTGACGGGTACGGCATTAGGGTGTTCATCATCGGCCAGCAGGACTGTGTATGGTGTTATTGCCAGCGTACACGATGGAAACTGGACGAGCAGCAGCACCTGGAACTGTAACTGTGTACCCGGTCGCTATGACGACGTTACGATTTCGGTAAGTCATCATGTAACGGTAAGTCAAGTAGTTCAGGCGAAGCGGTTAATAGAAAACGGTACATTACTTTTTGATGCCGGGGGGCGTATTTCTTTCTAA
- a CDS encoding AAA family ATPase, with the protein MLVKFSVRNYKVFRDRAELSLVASSYDKETNRENIIEVPKFGLSLLKSAVVYGANASGKSKLIEALGYMRNFIHVSSKDSQKGDAIPVEPFRLSTVFENEPSEFEVTFIHKEVLYRYGFEATQREIISEWLYYRPNTKEIELFYRDHQIIELHKRSFSGIVSQLVKGNNIRENALLLSVAAQFNDERAGGVFDWFNKLRITSGLDDEDYARYTLEQTQQADYKQIVLKLLQVADLGIQDFEVRTFERSKLPFSYLSHSQEDLKHEYQALEDEARTIHKKYNEENQEVGSVVFSLNDDESSGTQKFFAIVAPIIDALFDGSVFVVDELDAKLHPNLVCFLVDLFHSSSTNYNNAQLIFNTHDTNLLSSGNFRRDQIWFTEKDRYGAASLYSLADYKPRKGENFERNYIEGRYGAIPFLGDFSRLFTQESVYARTEE; encoded by the coding sequence ATGCTTGTAAAGTTCAGCGTTCGTAACTATAAAGTATTCCGAGATAGAGCCGAATTGAGCCTTGTTGCTTCCAGTTACGATAAAGAAACCAACAGAGAAAATATTATTGAAGTCCCCAAATTTGGTTTAAGCTTACTTAAAAGTGCAGTTGTTTATGGGGCCAATGCTAGCGGAAAGAGTAAACTGATCGAAGCATTGGGCTATATGCGTAATTTCATTCATGTTTCCTCTAAAGATAGCCAAAAAGGGGATGCTATACCTGTTGAGCCATTCCGGCTAAGCACTGTATTCGAAAATGAACCGTCAGAATTTGAAGTCACATTTATCCATAAAGAGGTATTATACCGCTATGGTTTTGAAGCAACTCAGCGTGAGATTATTTCTGAATGGTTATATTATCGACCTAACACAAAAGAAATAGAACTCTTCTATCGTGACCATCAGATAATAGAGCTACATAAACGTAGTTTCAGCGGTATAGTCAGTCAATTGGTTAAAGGAAACAACATTCGGGAAAACGCCTTATTATTATCTGTAGCTGCACAATTCAACGATGAACGGGCAGGGGGTGTTTTTGACTGGTTCAATAAACTACGAATTACATCTGGCTTAGATGATGAAGATTATGCAAGATACACACTGGAGCAAACTCAGCAGGCAGATTATAAGCAAATTGTTCTAAAACTATTGCAGGTAGCTGATCTTGGTATTCAGGATTTTGAAGTTCGTACGTTTGAGCGCTCTAAACTTCCATTTAGTTATTTATCTCATAGTCAGGAAGACCTGAAACATGAATATCAAGCCTTAGAGGATGAAGCTCGGACAATTCATAAAAAGTATAATGAGGAAAATCAGGAAGTTGGTAGTGTAGTATTCTCATTAAATGACGATGAATCGTCGGGTACCCAAAAGTTTTTTGCTATTGTGGCCCCAATAATAGATGCTTTATTCGACGGCTCTGTATTTGTAGTGGATGAGCTGGATGCCAAACTACATCCTAATCTGGTATGCTTTCTCGTTGATTTATTTCATTCGTCATCAACAAACTATAACAACGCTCAACTTATTTTCAATACGCACGATACGAACCTTCTTAGCTCGGGTAATTTTCGTCGGGATCAAATCTGGTTTACAGAAAAAGACCGTTATGGAGCTGCTAGTCTCTATTCGCTTGCTGATTACAAACCACGAAAAGGAGAAAATTTTGAACGGAATTATATTGAGGGCCGCTATGGAGCCATTCCATTCTTAGGCGACTTTTCCCGGCTTTTCACTCAAGAATCAGTATATGCGAGAACGGAGGAATAA
- a CDS encoding T9SS type A sorting domain-containing protein: MKKLFTLCFLMLPFFIHAQSGGKIGFRYDQNPTVSANGKALLNPWAGGLNSTQYSTIRLNDDNRDDLVVFDRSTGKVNTFVAIDNPTGSGIAWRYAPEYETAFPINVYSWLLLVDYDGDGRKDVFATSSAGVQVMHNESQNGQVVFKTVANPLKTIGFAGNQPLYVAGTDIPAITDFDDDGDIDIITFDSDGNILAYQQNMSVERTGTKGLDFQRTGGTCWGHFRKEFCNDFTFGFFCDDNAGGRIAAQPSASNARLAKPLHTGNTLTVVDTDGDGHKDLLFGFVTCENIARLKNAGPNNDKANFVSYDSLFPTAAPILFPAFPATYWEDIDGDGQKDLMASPNVSSNDGYAFDFRASNWFYKNTGTTQKPVFQLSQKDFLQNDMLDLGERAAPALADLDGDGDLDMLVGFGGVGLGSSYRAGIWQFENKGTLQNPAFSLVTTDYLGISKSLTLTNTVPSFVDVDGNGSLDLILTGVGTNALEIRVLLNTAAKGAAAQYNQANALRWPKPDVVGPYDLLTITDVDKDGKVDMLVGYYSLGTIQYYRNVGTATAPSFQLQNQFFGGFTNDDYTYAKARSLVVADLNGDQKNELIAAADNGTVRVYQFPEKPDQSLTLIDSLASIGVPGKGLIATVGDLDGDQLPDLILGSASGGLRYLKNTSQKVVITGTTDEPTSPWVFPNPTDRYLTVRPPFAGQVELLSLSGQTMLPIQPVAIDADTILDLGNLPDGNYLLRLTGENRPAQVQKIVVWK, translated from the coding sequence ATGAAAAAGCTATTTACGCTTTGTTTTTTGATGCTACCCTTTTTTATCCATGCCCAGTCGGGAGGCAAAATCGGGTTTCGGTACGATCAAAATCCGACGGTTAGTGCGAATGGAAAAGCCTTGCTCAATCCCTGGGCAGGGGGGCTCAATTCGACACAGTACTCAACCATTCGACTCAACGACGATAACCGTGACGATCTGGTCGTGTTCGACCGGAGTACCGGAAAGGTCAATACCTTTGTCGCCATCGACAATCCTACCGGCAGCGGAATAGCCTGGCGGTACGCCCCCGAATACGAAACAGCGTTTCCGATTAATGTATATAGCTGGCTGTTGCTGGTCGATTATGACGGTGACGGTCGGAAAGATGTGTTTGCTACCAGCTCGGCGGGTGTGCAGGTAATGCATAATGAATCGCAGAATGGACAGGTTGTGTTTAAGACAGTAGCTAATCCACTGAAAACTATAGGCTTTGCGGGCAACCAGCCTTTATATGTAGCAGGTACCGACATCCCGGCTATTACGGACTTCGACGATGATGGTGATATCGACATCATTACGTTCGATTCGGACGGTAATATTCTGGCCTATCAGCAAAACATGAGCGTTGAGCGAACGGGCACCAAAGGACTTGATTTTCAACGAACGGGTGGAACCTGCTGGGGGCATTTCCGAAAAGAATTCTGTAATGATTTCACGTTTGGTTTCTTTTGCGATGACAATGCCGGGGGACGAATCGCAGCTCAACCAAGCGCCAGTAATGCCAGACTTGCTAAACCGTTGCATACGGGTAACACCCTCACCGTTGTCGATACAGATGGCGATGGGCATAAAGATCTGCTGTTCGGCTTTGTCACTTGTGAAAATATAGCCCGCCTGAAAAATGCAGGTCCCAACAACGATAAAGCCAATTTTGTAAGTTACGACAGCCTGTTTCCGACGGCTGCCCCTATTCTGTTCCCAGCTTTTCCGGCCACCTATTGGGAAGATATAGACGGAGATGGCCAGAAAGATTTAATGGCGTCACCGAATGTCAGTTCCAACGACGGTTATGCTTTCGATTTTCGGGCATCGAACTGGTTTTATAAGAATACGGGTACGACTCAAAAACCCGTCTTCCAACTGAGCCAGAAAGATTTTCTGCAAAACGACATGCTCGACCTGGGCGAACGAGCGGCCCCTGCCCTGGCCGATCTGGATGGCGATGGCGATCTGGATATGTTGGTGGGCTTCGGTGGGGTTGGGCTGGGCAGCAGCTATCGGGCAGGTATCTGGCAGTTCGAAAATAAAGGCACGCTGCAAAATCCAGCCTTTTCGCTGGTCACAACCGATTACCTGGGCATTTCCAAATCCCTGACGCTAACCAATACAGTCCCTTCTTTTGTTGATGTGGATGGCAATGGAAGCCTTGACCTAATCCTGACAGGAGTTGGGACCAATGCCCTCGAAATTCGAGTATTGCTCAACACGGCAGCCAAAGGGGCGGCTGCTCAGTATAACCAGGCGAATGCTCTACGCTGGCCTAAGCCAGACGTAGTGGGTCCGTATGATCTATTGACCATAACAGATGTGGATAAAGATGGCAAAGTTGATATGCTGGTTGGGTATTATAGCCTGGGCACTATTCAGTATTACCGCAATGTTGGCACAGCCACGGCTCCATCGTTCCAATTACAAAACCAGTTCTTTGGCGGCTTTACCAACGATGATTATACGTATGCCAAAGCTCGGTCGCTGGTAGTGGCCGACCTGAATGGCGATCAGAAAAACGAACTGATTGCAGCCGCTGACAATGGCACCGTTCGGGTGTATCAGTTCCCAGAAAAACCCGACCAGTCGCTCACGCTGATTGATTCACTGGCCTCGATCGGCGTTCCGGGAAAAGGGCTGATTGCCACCGTTGGGGACCTGGATGGCGACCAACTTCCCGATCTGATTCTGGGCAGCGCATCAGGCGGCCTTCGTTATCTGAAAAATACCTCCCAGAAAGTGGTCATTACGGGCACGACCGACGAGCCCACCAGCCCCTGGGTATTTCCGAATCCAACCGATCGTTATCTGACCGTACGGCCACCTTTTGCCGGACAGGTGGAGTTGCTTTCCTTGTCAGGGCAGACGATGTTGCCGATACAACCTGTAGCCATTGATGCCGACACGATACTGGACCTTGGCAACTTACCCGATGGCAACTATCTGCTCCGGCTAACGGGAGAAAATCGTCCGGCACAGGTTCAGAAAATTGTGGTCTGGAAATAA
- a CDS encoding response regulator — MKTILLIEDNDDIRENTAEILELAGYTVQTANNGKVGVELALAGRPDLIICDIMMPVLDGYGVLHIVNKNPDLASIPFIFLTAKSERTDFRKGMELGADDYLTKPFDESELLSAVEGRLNRFSKIRSESYNLKQEGLNEFLDDVSAVEGLQRLSIDRKPHFMAKKQFVYTEGDEPTRLYFLKSGRVKTIRTNNDGKELVTGIYGAGDFFGDLALLEEKSYTESALTLDDSELIYIPKEDFRHLLTVHPEVGRAFVRMLAGRISDREDQLLGMAYSSLRRRVANALLRLQEPLPNGEPAPPIQLSRDDLASVIGTATESLIRTLSEFKHDGLIEITGAGIRVLQPDKLRRANW, encoded by the coding sequence ATGAAAACCATTCTGCTAATTGAAGACAACGACGATATCCGGGAGAACACCGCTGAAATTCTGGAGCTGGCCGGGTATACAGTACAGACTGCTAATAATGGTAAAGTCGGTGTAGAGCTGGCACTCGCCGGCCGGCCTGATCTGATTATTTGTGACATTATGATGCCCGTACTCGATGGATATGGCGTTCTGCATATTGTCAATAAAAATCCTGATCTGGCGAGCATACCCTTTATTTTTTTGACGGCTAAATCGGAACGTACAGATTTCCGAAAAGGTATGGAGCTAGGTGCCGACGACTACTTGACCAAACCTTTCGATGAGTCGGAACTGCTCAGTGCGGTAGAGGGGCGTCTGAATCGATTTTCCAAGATCCGGTCGGAAAGCTATAATCTTAAACAGGAGGGCTTGAACGAATTTCTGGACGATGTAAGTGCGGTTGAGGGACTACAACGGCTGTCTATTGATCGTAAACCGCATTTTATGGCCAAGAAACAGTTTGTGTATACGGAAGGCGACGAACCTACCCGGCTTTATTTCCTGAAAAGTGGCCGGGTAAAAACCATTCGGACCAATAACGATGGAAAGGAATTGGTAACTGGTATTTATGGAGCAGGCGATTTTTTTGGCGATCTGGCCCTGCTCGAAGAAAAGTCTTACACCGAATCGGCGCTAACGCTCGATGATTCGGAGTTGATTTATATTCCCAAGGAAGATTTTCGGCATTTGCTGACGGTTCATCCCGAAGTGGGACGGGCGTTTGTGAGGATGCTGGCGGGGCGCATCAGCGATCGGGAAGATCAGTTGCTGGGTATGGCTTATAGTTCATTGCGTCGGCGGGTGGCGAATGCACTCTTACGCTTGCAGGAGCCCCTTCCCAATGGCGAACCCGCTCCACCTATCCAACTCTCCCGTGATGATCTGGCATCGGTAATCGGGACGGCTACCGAGTCATTGATTCGAACACTCAGCGAATTCAAACACGATGGACTGATCGAGATCACAGGTGCCGGTATCCGGGTACTGCAACCGGATAAACTACGTCGAGCAAACTGGTGA
- a CDS encoding RloB family protein, whose translation MLIVCEGQNTERSYFEQFRLSSARIEQYGGKKSPTHVVEFTKKVATKKEYDEVWCVFDKDDFTNDDFLKAIQEAENQKFSVAWSNQSFEYWLILHFEDNHGAKMPRTDYEARINSHINPLRAHYDGKGSKLITSAFFDVLSGFDLLKNESRVQLAIDRAGRRDGECRRAGINPAESESCTTVYKLVKRFLKYSQIVP comes from the coding sequence TTGCTGATTGTATGTGAAGGCCAAAATACGGAACGAAGTTACTTTGAGCAATTTCGGCTTTCATCAGCTAGAATTGAGCAATATGGCGGTAAGAAAAGCCCAACGCATGTTGTAGAATTTACTAAGAAAGTAGCCACTAAAAAAGAATACGATGAGGTTTGGTGCGTCTTTGATAAAGACGACTTTACAAATGACGACTTTCTGAAAGCCATACAGGAGGCTGAGAATCAAAAGTTCAGCGTAGCCTGGTCAAATCAGTCATTTGAATACTGGCTTATTTTACATTTTGAGGACAATCATGGCGCTAAAATGCCCCGAACAGATTACGAGGCTAGAATCAATTCGCATATCAATCCGTTACGGGCTCATTATGATGGGAAAGGTAGTAAACTAATTACGTCTGCTTTTTTTGATGTGCTAAGCGGCTTTGATCTTTTGAAAAACGAAAGCCGAGTTCAATTAGCGATTGATCGTGCAGGTCGGAGAGATGGAGAATGCCGAAGAGCAGGTATAAATCCGGCTGAGTCAGAATCTTGCACAACGGTTTATAAACTAGTAAAACGCTTCCTAAAGTATAGTCAAATTGTCCCATGA
- a CDS encoding UDP-N-acetylmuramoyl-tripeptide--D-alanyl-D-alanine ligase produces MVSTEQLYQKFLECTSISTDTRRITPGCLFVALKGDKFDGNQFVEQALASGARYALVDDADVAARESLAGSCLLVADALTALQDLARYHRQTFTFPVIGLTGSNGKTTTKELIAGVLSKKYRTYATVGNLNNHIGVPLTLLAINDQYEMAVVEMGANHQKEIELLCSIAQPTHGLITNVGKAHLEGFGGFEGVKKGKGELYDYLAQQGRTVFINSRDTVLTALYRERLKTHRPETTFAEAVFYPGEPVELLQESPVVIYRDAVGHQVTTHLPGRYNFENMLAALAIGDYFGVTPEEANRAIADYNPTNNRSQVITKGTNTILLDAYNANPSSMAAAIRQFAATPAAHKAVILGDMYELGDESEAEHAALGRLIAEGKFERVILAGKDIKYALSYLPKAFYFPDKFSLHNWLMDHPMTDTHILVKGSRGMSLESVVPFI; encoded by the coding sequence ATGGTGTCCACAGAACAACTCTATCAGAAATTTTTGGAATGTACCAGTATTTCCACGGATACGCGTCGAATTACGCCCGGTTGTTTGTTTGTGGCGCTGAAAGGCGACAAATTCGATGGAAATCAGTTTGTCGAGCAGGCGTTGGCGTCTGGGGCTCGCTATGCTCTAGTCGATGATGCTGATGTCGCTGCTCGTGAGTCGCTGGCCGGTTCGTGCCTGCTCGTTGCCGATGCATTGACCGCTTTGCAGGATTTGGCCCGGTATCATCGACAAACGTTTACGTTTCCAGTGATCGGCCTGACGGGATCGAATGGTAAAACCACTACCAAAGAACTGATTGCAGGGGTTTTATCGAAAAAATATCGGACGTATGCTACAGTAGGCAACCTGAATAACCACATTGGCGTACCGCTTACGCTGCTGGCTATTAACGACCAATACGAAATGGCCGTTGTGGAGATGGGCGCTAATCACCAGAAAGAGATTGAACTGCTTTGTTCCATTGCCCAACCGACACACGGCCTGATTACCAACGTAGGTAAAGCCCATCTGGAAGGGTTTGGCGGTTTCGAAGGGGTAAAAAAAGGAAAAGGAGAACTATATGATTACCTGGCCCAACAGGGGCGGACGGTATTTATCAACTCGCGTGATACTGTATTGACAGCCCTCTACCGTGAGCGACTCAAAACACACCGCCCCGAAACGACCTTTGCCGAAGCTGTCTTTTATCCGGGCGAACCCGTGGAGTTGCTCCAGGAGTCACCCGTTGTCATTTACCGGGATGCTGTTGGGCACCAGGTTACGACGCATTTACCCGGACGTTATAACTTCGAGAACATGCTGGCGGCTCTGGCCATCGGCGACTATTTTGGCGTAACCCCCGAAGAAGCGAACCGAGCCATTGCTGATTATAACCCGACAAACAACCGTTCACAGGTAATTACGAAAGGCACAAACACAATCCTGCTCGACGCCTATAATGCGAATCCTAGTTCGATGGCGGCTGCCATTCGTCAGTTTGCTGCTACACCTGCGGCTCATAAAGCCGTGATTTTAGGCGATATGTACGAACTGGGCGACGAAAGCGAGGCTGAACACGCAGCGTTAGGTAGATTGATTGCTGAAGGAAAGTTTGAGCGAGTAATTCTGGCGGGTAAAGACATAAAATATGCGTTATCGTATCTCCCCAAGGCTTTCTATTTCCCTGATAAGTTTTCCCTGCACAACTGGTTGATGGACCATCCCATGACCGATACACACATTCTGGTAAAAGGCTCGAGGGGTATGAGCCTGGAGTCGGTCGTGCCCTTTATTTAG